GATGGTGCGTTCGTGGGCTACGAACAGGGGACCTACACCATCACCGCCAGCTTCGGCACGCAGACGGCCGAGGCGACGGTCACGCTCAAGGCGCGCGACGTGCGCCGCGCGCTGGAAGTGGTGGGCCGCTCGCCCAAGCGGCGCTTCACCACCGAGGAGGTGTGGCTGCACCCGAACGGCAAGGTGGCGTACCTCGGCTCCGGGGGCGGCGGTGACCTGTTCTACACCCTCGACATCTCCAACCCGGCCAACCCGATCGTCAGCGACAGCATGGTGCTGAACACCCGTCGCGTGAACGACCTGATGACGAACGCGGAGGGCACGATCCTGGTCAACACGCGCGAAGGGGCGAGTGACCGCAAGAACGGCATCGTGATCAGCAGCCTCGCCGATCCGCTGCACCCGGTGAAGATCGCGGAGTTCACCGAGGGGATGACGGCCGGCGTGCACTCGGCGTTCGTGTACACGCAGCCGAAGCACGGCACGCACGTCTACGCGACCAACGACGGCACCGGCGCCTTCCACATCATCGACATCAACGACCCCGCGCACCCGCGCCAGGTGGGGGAATACCGCACCCCGCGCCCGGACGCCGGCCGCTCGCTGCACGATGTGGACGTGCAGGACGGGCTGGCGTACCTGAGCTACTGGAACGACGGCCTCGTGATCCTCGACGTCGGCAACGGCATCCGCGGCGGCTCGCCCTCGAACCCGGTGGTGGTGAGCCAGTACAAGTACGACCTGAACGACCTGTACCGGCAGGTGGAGCTGGCGGGCGGCGCGGGGTTCATCCGCGGCACCCACACCGCCTGGCGCCACCGCAACTACGTCTTTATTGCCGACGAGGTCTTCCCGGCGAGCGGCGTGAAGGGCGCGAAGGACGCGTCGGCGGGCCGCGCCTACGGCCGGCTGCAGGTGATCGACGTGTCGGACTATGCGAACCCGAAGTCGGTGGCGTTCTACGAGCCCGAGTTCGGCGGCGTGCACAACATCTGGGTGGCCGGTGACACGCTCTACATGGGCGCCTACAACGCCGGCTTCCGCACCTTCGACATCAGCGGCGAGCTGCGCGGCGACCTGCGCGCGCAGCAGCGCGAGATGGCGCACCTCAACACCGCCGACATGGACGGGTTCGTGAAGAACGCGGCCATGACCTGGGGCGTGGTGGTGCGCGACGGGCTGGCGTACGTGAACGACATGTACAACGGCCTCTGGATCGTGCGCATGCAGCCGCAGCGCGGCATCACGCCATGAGGCGGTGCGCCGTCGCGGCTGGGGTGCTGGCGGCGGTGTTCCTGCCGGCACGCCCCTGCCCTGCCCAGCCGACCGCGGCGGTGTCAGGGGCAGCGGCGATGCCGGACCGCACCTACCGCATCGCGGTGGCGTCGGAGGGCACCGATGAGATCTCGGTCATCACCTTCGGCCCCGGCGGCGCGAGCGTGCAGTCGAAGCTGTCGATCGGGCTGAGCGCCACCGACCCCGATGGTCCGCACGGACTCGCCACGTCGCCCGACCGGCAGTTCTACTACGTGTCCACCGCGCACGGCACGCCGTACGGCAGCTTCTGGAAGGTGCGCGCTGCCGACAACGTCATCACCGGCCGCGTCACGCTCGGCAACTTCCCCGCCACCGCGCAGGTCACGCCCGAGGGGCACCTGGCGTTCGTGGTGAACTTCAACCTGCACGGCGACATGGTGCCGAGCGACGTGAGCGTGGTGGGGGTGGACGACATGGTGGAACTCACCCGCATCCCCACCTGCACCATGCCGCACGGCTCGCGCATGAACCCGCAGGGCACCAAGCACTACTCGGCCTGCATGATGGACGACATGCTGGTGGAGATCGACGTGGCGACCTTCGCGGTGAGCCGGCACTTCGTGCTCACCACCGGGCGTGAGGCGGGGATGACGGGCTCGCCGGTGCGCATGGACCATGGCGCCACGCACGACATGTCCGGGCACGGCATGGCCACACCGGCCGCCGGGGACCCGGGCTGCTCCCCCACCTGGGCACAACCCTCGGCCGATGGCTCGCGCATCTTCGTCGCCTGCAACCGCAGCAGTGACATCGTCGAGATCGATGCCGCGACCTGGACGATGGTGCGGCGCATCCCGGCGGGCGCCGGCATCTACAACATGGCCGTCACGCGTGACGGCACGACACTCATCGCCACCAACAAGCGCGGGCAGTCGGTGAGCATCTTCGCCCTGCCGACCGGTCGCGAAGTGGCGCGCCTGCCGACGCGGCGGAAGGTGGTGCACGGCGCCGTGGTGTCGCCGGACGACCGGTATGCCTTCATCTCGGTCGAGGGGATCGGCTCGGAGCCCGGCACCGTCGAGATCATCGACCTGCGGACGATGCGGACGGTGGCCACGGTGGACGTGGGACAGATGGCGGGGGGGATCGACGTCCTGAT
This portion of the Gemmatimonadaceae bacterium genome encodes:
- a CDS encoding Ig-like domain-containing protein — translated: MPHHRSLAVLFAIAPSVAAAQATTPPASPVPAGPVIASLQITPRERTMRARDTLRLQVKALDAQGKEVPGAVIRFNRAGGFFEGDVTPDGLIHSGSTGTLPVVVSATQLGQRPVTERLEIRMTPGPATRIAVTTPVATLALGQRMRYLATAFDAGNDRRDDRVLWTSSNPRVVQVTREGLASAVSAGSARLVAAAGGVTQEVPVTVPARRIAALNVTPGTADARTGDVIRFTARPKDAAGRPIEGLTPIWSFSPGQGLIGADGAFVGYEQGTYTITASFGTQTAEATVTLKARDVRRALEVVGRSPKRRFTTEEVWLHPNGKVAYLGSGGGGDLFYTLDISNPANPIVSDSMVLNTRRVNDLMTNAEGTILVNTREGASDRKNGIVISSLADPLHPVKIAEFTEGMTAGVHSAFVYTQPKHGTHVYATNDGTGAFHIIDINDPAHPRQVGEYRTPRPDAGRSLHDVDVQDGLAYLSYWNDGLVILDVGNGIRGGSPSNPVVVSQYKYDLNDLYRQVELAGGAGFIRGTHTAWRHRNYVFIADEVFPASGVKGAKDASAGRAYGRLQVIDVSDYANPKSVAFYEPEFGGVHNIWVAGDTLYMGAYNAGFRTFDISGELRGDLRAQQREMAHLNTADMDGFVKNAAMTWGVVVRDGLAYVNDMYNGLWIVRMQPQRGITP